Part of the Mya arenaria isolate MELC-2E11 chromosome 8, ASM2691426v1 genome, TATATTTCAGGCTGTATGTGATGCCTCATATAGGATCACATCAGCAGTAGTGATGTGGCCAGGGAGGACACACGAGGCACGTATCTGGCGCCAATGTGCACTCCGAAGGAGGTTTGAAGATGGTATGAACATTTATATGACTTAATGAATGGATACATTAGTACTGTTAAATGAAACCATATGCTTCCTATCTAGTTATAGCATGCATTCATACGGATAAATATAGGCTTCCTAGATAAAGCAGTTAAAAATACTGTGACAATCTGgctattttttaattgatctGTTGTGTAGTTGTAATATAATGACACATTTTACCCACAGGTGATGTGCAAGGGTTTTTACTTGCTGACAGTGGTTATGCCTGTACAAGGTATATGTTAACCCCCTACATGAATCCTGTGGGAGAGGCACAGGCACGTTACAATGGAGCACTGTGTCGCACAAGGGTCACTGTTGAGCAAACCTTTGGAATTTTGAAGCAACGATTTCAGGTAGAATAACATtaacactattttaaaattTCCCTCTGCTTAAGGAACATTATACAgatgtatggcaatgtattaattatataaaatatagttatataaagAAATTTGTTCTTGCAATGTGTGTTTTTCcccaaaacaatgcattttcttGTTGTCAGGTACTTCGGAGGAAGTTGAATTGTTCTCCAGAAAGGGCATGTATGCATATTAGAAACTGCATCACATTGCACAATCTGGGGATCGATCGCAGGGATATCGTTGCTGTGGACCCAATCGACCCTATTGATAACTCCCATTATCATGGAGTTGATGTTGGGGACAACATGGATGGGAGGGCCGAAAGGGAGTACGTGACCAGAATGTACTTTGAGCGATAGGTAAAATAACTTGTAATACAACAttctttttatcaatacatacacatgtattgttaaatgtgATGAGCTTTTCAGGCAGAACATCATAGATGGCAATCATAACctcttttttcatttcaggtGCTGAGATCCTGGCGTCTATGTACCCATTAGCTTTTAATCATCCTCTGATGCATGCTAACCTGCTTGTAACATAGCATCAAGATGGACGGTGAATGTGTTGTACACCGTTTAAGTTATTAGCAAGGCAACTTTAGCACAAAAGGACCTTGGGGTTCGGGTTAGGAACGCATGGTTTTCATACAGGACGATCAAGCACTAGTTAGTGGCACATGCATGTAAAGTGTTAAGTTTAATACACCATTATagtataaacaagagctgtcacagagacagcgcgctcgactattcggCCACTTTTCGGTATAAGGATTGAAACTATCTGAGGTAGTACgcaaattttaacataaattctaagtcgaaacaGGGGcttaattctgtcaaaatgattGATACAGTTATCTCCTCCAGTGTACATGTTacgggcatgatggtgaacaagcatgcaaagtttcaaagctaGATGTCAAtgtactttgaaaatatttgagatagtacgaaaactttaatgtaaattctaagtagaaaaagggccataattttgtcaaaatgcttgatagagttaccttcTCTTGTGTACacatatttgaggtggtacacaaactcttacaaattttttttaacataagtggttacgccgacgctcaGGTGaataggatagctctccttattcttcgaatagtcgagttaAAAACGATGAGGAATAACACTCATATATACACCACAGTTTTAACAAAGTATTGTAATTCAAATCAACCATAGGGCTTAGTGTGACAACTAGTTACAATTAAGCAATGAAAGTACAATACATATGCAAACATGACATACAGTTTTAGTTAGGACCGATATCATATCTAATGTACACTTCTATAATAGTTGACAACGATCTGTATTCTCTGAAACCTAACAttagtgttttattttgactatatcatttgtaatgataatataaacaacacagATAAGTGACGCTCATGAAAATTGTACAGCCAAACTTCCATGGACAGACTTTCAGACTTTATAAATGATACTATCTATTGTTCAATGTTAAGTAAATTTCGACAAGAACGTAAGTCAGTACCTTACTGCTTATTAATTCACCATGCCATTGTtgacaaaaagaacaaaatcaCTTATTGACTGTCCAAATATTGGATAAAATCACCATAAATTCAGatgaaatgtgtttgtaaattcCGTTAACATTTTATACTTTGCATAAAATGACAAACTATCAAAATCAGTTCCAATTAAACAGAGACAGCtgtatttttcatataactGAGATATAATGATTATAACATATTAATGCTATGAGttgaatttgatatatataaattaaaaaaaaaaactacataaagTCAgtgttgtacatatatatatatatatatatatatatatatatatatatatatatatatatatatatatatatatatatatatattaagtcaTGCATACAAAACACCGGGAAAGCTATCAGTAAAAAGTATACACATTTGCAGCAATAAAGtgataattgtgaaaataatCATTAGTATAAATTAACAGTGTCAATCATAAAGAGAAGACTTTCTCAAACTCCAGATGAACCTTGTGAagtataaataaatgtgaacTGTGTAATAATTGGATATTTGAAAAGTAACAAGCAATACCCTTAACTTAATTGTCTGATCACTTTATGGCACCATACAGTTTGTaaatttgatatgtatatactatatagcaAACTACATACCTTATGTccttaataaataattacttaagCAAACTTTACAAAGAATATTTCATCGGACATGGATAAACAATGATgtgtaacatatatatgaaatgtcATCATCAAACCTTAAGTTTAATCAACAATGTATAGTAGGTTTGTGTTTAATGCAACTATGGTAACCCTTTTTTCCTGTATTTACAACATGAAAATTTATGCAGTAGCAGAATAACATATATGGTTTAAAAACTTTAATAGCACATGAATTTCAGGGCATTACTTACTACAACAAGTACAGTTTGACTTGATCAAAAATAAAGTCACCTAAGCCAATCATACCTGCAATTCAACACTGTACAACGCTTCTCATATATGAGATGATTGATGTAGGATCTCGAAAGTAATTTTGAAGAACAATTAGGTTAAACAAGTACATCACCTtcaaatatacaatgaaaaattcAGGGACAAGCCTAAAATGTTTCAAAGGCAATCTAACAGTGTGCTTGTTACTTTCAAATATCCAATGAATTGGTTGAGcagaattatttattaaaagttaagGAATCTATAAAAGGATTTCCTGAATGAAACTCTATGGAAGACCTTTGTAAATAATAGCTTTTGGCAGCATCAGCCATTTCCTTAACTGAAAtaagagcattttttttgttctaaTAATAGCTCCATCTGGAGCTTGATTTTTTTGGTCTCCTCCCTAATCCTGACATTGTCAAGCGAAAGGTTTTCTGCAGTTCAATTCATTTATTGTGGACTGCTCCGTGGTGACACTTTTTCTTTTggctgaaaaacaacaaaaacatatttttattttatactcaacttaatatatataatgttagtATAGCTATCACATTTATCATTTACTTCCatcatacaatattttaaaacaaaatcactatATATGCTGCTTCATAAATTATAGAAAAGATGTTATATCtgctttttttacaattatgatatcaaagagtaacaATAAGTTGAACTTAACAGTATTCATGAACACGAGATTCTTCACAAGGgaatatattggtaaaataagAACACTGCATATCAATACAGCCTTTGCATGAAAAACCTTATATGTTACAGCTAAAAATAATATCAGATAAGACCTTTTCTAATGTGAGTTAATTTAAGAGCTACCACAGCAGATGGTACAAGCAAAGGAAGTGTATGCATAAAAAGATCTGTCCTTAACTACGacacaaaaaaaatctcatttaatctttacttaaatgaaattaCCTTTCCCGGTCTTTTGCCTGCACGACTTCATTGGACCTGAAAGATATGAAAAAGTT contains:
- the LOC128244016 gene encoding putative nuclease HARBI1 — translated: MAAGHRAIVRDHMYLRQVPRPRVFRDRSNPLEDLREEEIFARYRFRPDTIYFIVDLCQAAARDTGRCFAIPLVLCVLSYLRFLATGSFQLTVGDTVNLSQPTVSRVCRQVGQVLSALADRYICFPSGDRVRQVKQQFGAMAGFPNVVGAVCDASYRITSAVVMWPGRTHEARIWRQCALRRRFEDGDVQGFLLADSGYACTRYMLTPYMNPVGEAQARYNGALCRTRVTVEQTFGILKQRFQVLRRKLNCSPERACMHIRNCITLHNLGIDRRDIVAVDPIDPIDNSHYHGVDVGDNMDGRAEREYVTRMYFER